The genomic stretch AGTAGATCTCGCCGAAGTAAGTGGAAGCTGGCTCTTGGAGTACTTCcttattttatcatttttattaGTGGTGTCTTGCTCTAATTATGTAACATCGGGTTGAGAATGTTTGTTTACTTATTACGTTGCTTATGTTGAAGTAAATAGCATTTTGTTTCGTGGATATTCCAACTGATTCGTTCGAGTTGATTGATATAACTCCTTTTAATTATGTTATGAAAGTTAAAGTTTGAGACTAAATGTCATGAGATGTTATACCTTTAGTAATTATTTAATGACGATTCTGCtgcgatgataccctaagtgaaggtaGGCATGCGATGACAGGTTTTATATGAAATAATGTAACCCGTGTTACGAAGCATGATATTTTTTATGTGAGTGACACTATATGTGGTTGTACTTTTTATTAAATTATGTGATAATGTGTATGTGgggttttagggtgttacactGACCGGACGTATCTCTCTATGGTCGAGCTTGTTTCGCCTCCCCTAACAAAACCTCCCGAGATGGTATTAAGTGTGTGGCATGCTACCCTGATTTCACGCACCTCCTCGGGAATCTTACCCTTCTTAGTGTATGGGTTCTCCAAATTCGGTTCTCTATGAGAAGGATCTCTCTTTCCTGTTGATCCTTCAGTATCTTTCACGTATGATAGCAATCAGCCTCTTTGGATCAGGATCTATATTTATTTTTTTAGCTGATGACAATCTTATGTATGATGGTCTCTTAATTAATGATAAGAACACCAAGAACTATCGTCTTTTCCCCTTATGGTGTTGGCCCTCTTGGGGCGACTGGGTTTTAGTATTAATTTGAGATGGTACACTTTGAACAAGATATCTGTGTCTTTTAAATTGAGTGGAGTAAAGCTCTCAATGAAGTTGTCGTATGGCCTTCGAGAAGGCTTCATTACCAATCTATCCCTTGACCCGTGCTTGTGGTGATCCTTTTCGGGCCCAAATCCGTCATGCCTAGGTTGTACCTTCTCCTTAGCATCACATGATCTCTTTTCCATATTGCTTTCTTCACTCTTAATATAACATTCAACTATATTCATTACTTCATCCATGCTGATGACCGGCTTTTGAGCCAAATACTCATTGAAATGTTGGGCCTTTAGGCCGTTCTAGAAGGATCCTATGAACATTTCCTGATTCAAATGAGAGACTTTTATTGTCTCTTCATTGAATCGCGACATATATTCACTAAGAGACTCAGAGGGCCCCTGGCGGACATTGAACAGGCTGGTGGTGAACACTTTTCTATGCTTGCTGGCAGAAAAGTGTTGCACCATCTTCCTGGCTAGATCCTGGTACCCGGTGACGGAGAATCTAGGCAAGCTCATGTACCAACGTAAGGTTACATCTTTGAACGTTCTTGCCATGAGTTTTAATTTTAAAGAGTCGGAAGCGCTGACTATCGCCATCTAGATTGTTAATTGAAGTTATATGCTCATGTGGATCGCTTTTTCCATCAAAGGACGATAAAAGTGGTGGTTTGAAATTTTCAGGGACTTGATCCCCTCATATTGCTTCTGAAAGAGGTTGAGGATCCAAAAGTTCTTCTTTTGCCTCCTCTTCCCTAGTGTTTTGCGTTTGCTGAAGTGTGTGAACACTCTCTGCATATTTTCCATAATTTTCAAAAGTTGTGTCATGTCTGGTGGAGTGTGAGGTTCACTCATGCTGGGAGACGATCCAGACATTGTGTTGTTATGGTGTAGATGGTGTTTTTGTGCGGTCTGGGAAAGTTTTGTCGAGGCCCCACGGTGAGCGCCAAATATTCTTAATAAATATTTTTTGGATAATCTCTCTGAGGCGTGTCAGGTGAGATCACAAATGTAATGTGAGTAAGGTGTTACTTTTTTGTTGTCCTCTTCTCCTTActcgggggggggggggggggggggggctttTTATACCTGTCTCTCTTTCAGAGATCATTTAAGAAGTGCCCCTTAAATTTTCTTGATTAAATAATGATGATAACGTCCATCGTCATCATCATGCCTTGTAACGTCTCATTTATCACCGACCATACTCATCATCGTCCTTTCAAGAATCATACAACCAGACCATACTCATCATCGTCCTACTTGTATTACATGTGGTAACTTAATATTCATTTACTTTTTATAAGTGTCCGACATAGTAACTGGATTACTGATTACTCGACTTCTGAGGATTTTTAAGATatacaataataattaaaaaatacAATTGTAAAAATAACAATATTGAAAAGTGagaatgatttttattttaaaataaatattttttcttAAAATGTGAGTAATTGTGAATGAAGTATTAACTTAATAAAGCATTTCAAGATTGACCTTTCCATATGtgacttttttttctttttatatcGGTAACTCGTCAATTAAACTCAAATTTCTAAATAGTGATATTTTCATTTTCAACACTATACAGTCATGATTTTGAAAAGCAATgattataaaattaaaaaaagatTAAAGTAGGTGAGTGGGGTCGAATGAAGTTAAAACGAAAGAAAAAAAGTTACCGGTTATTTCTAAATAAATGAATCGCATTATCATTAATCTTATCATTACGAAACGCGTCATACATACAACCACACAAAAATCTTCTCCACCCCTCTCAATTGCCAGCACGTTACGATATTTCCCTAAACACTCGCTCCCACCATAATAATCATTCATCTCCATTTATATTCTTTTTCTTCTCTCTTTTCTCATTCTcttcattttttttttatattcttAAAAATTATTATGCATCATGAACAATCACTCTCTTTCTCCTGAGAATCAATAATTATCATTTAACCTCACATGACTAACCAAATTCTCATCCGTCCCCAGCCATCGCAGCGCCGTAAACGGCGAGGCGCCGGAGAGGTGGCAGGTGGCGCGGCAGCGGAATGCACTGCTGTCTGTTGCTGTTGTCCCTGCGCGATTCTCGACCTCGTCGTATTAGCCGTTTACAGAGTACCGGCTGGACTTTTCCGGAAGGCATTGAATCGAAGACGGCGTCATATAAAGAAGAACGGCGTTAGCGTTAAGAAAAACGGCGTTAGCGTTAACAAAAACGACGTCGTTTTGTTGCAGCCGCAGAGATCAAGCAGTGGCGCCGGGAACGATTTTAGGATTGATTCGATTTCGTTGCAAGAGCGGTTAGAGAAGGATCGGTCCGCAGATGAGAAATCCGAGGAGGTTACGCTAGAGAAGGAGATGTGGGCCCGGTTCGCGGGAACCGGGTTCTGGAGAAGTGATTCTCAACGTCTACCGTGATTGAACCGTTTGAAACGGTGAACCGGTGACGTTTGTAGAGAGTGAATGAATTCGGCTGAAGATGCGTTTCGAGCCAAATGGAATGAGACAACGTGTTGATGGTTGCGGATATTTCTAGAGTTTGTTTGggtttgaaaaaaaaatcattattagtaataaaagtttttgaaaaaaaaatgtatatattttataAATATCAGTATTGTTAGTAAAAAGCAAAATATGTATTAGGATTTCTATGCATTAGGATTTCGTTGCGGTCTGTGTTCTTTGATACTAGTATGTGTCAAAGCTCTGTGTAATATTTCACTACTTACTGAATGGATTCTCTAATGCTGGTATTTTGTATGGGTCTTTTATACTCTCTCAAAATAAGTGTTTTTTTAGTCtaaaaaaactattttaaaataagTATCTTTTCAGGCTAAAAGTGTTGCATTACTTTTTTTAATGTAACATTAATTCATTTATATTAATTTTACCTTTATTTATCATTGTCTACACTATTCTTTACATTAATGGCAATGTGTAACCAATAATATTATATGtaaaattttataaaattgttATATTTATTCTTttacttattattattttttattgaGACAGAAGGAGAATATGTATCTTAAAAAGCTTTTATTTTGAGATGGAAGGAGGGAATATGCCTTATTCTCTTTTTATACATTATGTGTTTTATGAGTAACATTTCACTTATTGAATTGAATGAAGTGAATAAAATTTGAATAACATATAAAGAGGAGGAGTCTATTTTAAGAATAAAATTTCTAAATCTCGTAAAGTTATTTAAAAGATTTTCATTGCAACAATATTGTTAGAACTCTTGATATATTGTCACATTTATTTGACAAAAATATTTCTCATTTTTACTATTACTTTTATATTACGGGAATTTTAGGATCAATTATACTTTCTTGATTTTGATATGGATGGTGTATATTTTGACATTTTATGAGGTCAGATAACGAATTTCATACTCATTCCAGACTCAATTGACTGGACTCTGAAGGAACGGGTCAAATCATAATTATTGTAGCATTTCTGGAATAATCAAGGGTCAAAAACCGTTACAGATCGATTAAATCAGTTATATATTATTATTGTCTACTAAACCCATTAAAAACACGTCCCTTCAAGATCTAATGGGAAGAGCAGAGTTTGCATATAAATGGGCCTTCAGACTAAACAGAAGGGAGGAGAGGTGTATGCACGATGAATAACACAAAAAGGAGAAACGTACATGAAAACCTTGGATCACCAACAATGGTGGTCATTGATCCTGCCTAACTTACCTCCTGTCAGACAGGACGATTGTGATCCCACATGACCGACTTCAGGGGGATTTTTCCAAATGATGTTTTGCAAGAATATTTGGTGCCCACCATGGGGCTCCAAACTTTCTCGAACCACACAATCAAATCTAAACAATCACTTTTACGTGACAGATTAATTTCCAATTTCACAACCATACATAGAACGCAACCTTTCCAAAATCTCTATACGAGATTACTGTATCACCTTCACGTGGTCACCATGGTAATACACTGTGAAATCAATATCCTAATCACCTGTAAAACAATTTCTATATGGTTCAGTGGCAACAACAATAAATCAAAGTAGTGAAAAAAATTTAGGGTTTGAGAGCAGATTGTAATACCTTAGAATAGATCGGAGAGAAAAATGAAGAATCTCGTCGATCTCATAGAAGATTCTGGCGAATCGAACCGAAATGGCGAATATGACAACCTGGAGTATCACGTGAACACGACGAATGCATTGGCTATGCGAATTTCACCGGATGCCAGATCGGGATAGGTAAAAGTAATCAACGATTTCTATAAAAAAAAGAGTTGGAGATCAGGATGATCGGGGGCATCAAGCTCACCTTTAACGCCATCATAAAAAGTGAAGAACTAATCTTACAAAAGGTCGACGAAAAAGAGTTTGATTACATCACATAAAGTCAACTGGTCCTAGATGACTGAGTTCCAAATCACCAATCATACCAATAACACAATTCACTTGGAGGCAGCGTATATGGGGATTACGGATGTTTTGAATCTGTTGTTGCAATACATAATCATCATGTTGATATTGTACCGACATCGCCGATTATATAAATAAGTTTTaatttttgtgtttactttaaAATCTTGTCACTAAAAATCAGTTGTGAGATTGCTTCTGACGTGTTCGATTTAATGTCATATTCATGATTTCTCATTTAGGATCTGTTGGCTGGGATTTTCGACAAGGGTAAAAATCTCAGCAAAAGACGAATGTGAAGGTACACTAATGATGTGTACGTAAAGTCTTAGTTCGACTAGATTCGGGACTTAGTTTTTTGGGATGTTGTAAGAACATTTCGTCCGCGTGGTATTCTCGACAGTAGCGGATGGGTCGAAAAAGCAGTTATTTAAACGTGCAGATGTTACGTTCAAACATGAATAACTGCCTACAGGTTTCTAATAACTGCCTATGGGTTTCTTTCTGAAGGTCGCGTGGAGAGAGCATGGAGACAGGTTGCATGAAAAGTTTCACGTGGCGAACTCTGAAGATAGGAATGTTAGAAGTAGTTATTTTCGTACTTGTATCTATAGGAGTTCATTTGTTGGATTTAGGGGTGTTCATTTTACTACAGAAATCTCACATAAAAGTCGAAGTACCAACATCCAGAGAAAAGAGTCATGGCTGAGAGAATGTATGAATAATGAAACACTAttctttacttttaatgcaaaTTCTTTAAATTACCTTTTATTTTGCCTCATCAATTTACCTTCGATTTTGTTCAAGTTACGTTACTTTACACTTTCATTCTTTGTTACATTTTCTTTACATTTTTAAAGTAGTCGAAGTCGACATCTTTTGCATCCTTTTAGTCACTTAAATCCCTATTTCAACTAAGTCGAAAATAGGTTGTCCATCAATAGAGAATTAAAACAAGGTTCTTGACACTATGTCCTAGGATTCACTAGTTAATCCTGCAAGTAACCTTTAATTAAGAGACTAACAATTTTTTACCATTTTTCAGTGTAAACAAATTGACACACCCAGTGGGACCGCTACTAAGTTTCATATCTTTTTTACAGATGTTCTTGTGTTTCTGTCTTTTAAAAATTGTTCTATGTTCATGAGTTTTTTGGGGTAGTTTGTATGCAATTAAGGAGTGGAAAGGCTTTGTCCAAAATGTCGCGTCCTACTGTAAATAATGTCAATATTTCTCATCAAGGAGTGTGTCGTGATGTTGTATTGGCATATCATACCTTTCAAATATGGCCTTGTATTCGTCTACAGAGCCATCTTTCATTACATAGTAGCACAATGGTTTTTGCTTCGAAAAACTCTTCCATCAACTCACTATTTTCCGCTCCAGTCACCTCGATGACCGTATCATACTCGATTAGTAACACTAATATCATGTTACAAATGATGTCTAGCTTAGGCTATGTGCCATAATCAAAGTTGTTAGCATATATATATTCATCTTGGTCGTTCATGGCCTTCGCCTCAAATTGAAAAGGGGGAATAAAATTTGCATTATAGGCCTTCTGCTTGACTGACCTTCATTGGTGGTTTTAACACTACCACTCTTGGTTGAGCCTTATGCCTCCAAGGAAGCTTTCGTTTTACGTTGATGTCTCCTCCATTGAGTCCTGGTCATTGGATTCTTGCCCAAGTAATTTTTAGAAGTATAGGAATAATTCTTGGAGACTTGTGAATTATCTTGGTACGATGAAGTCGCACCAACTTCGATTAATCTCCACTTAtgttgatcattatcagttttCTTTGTAGGCCTAACCCACTCGCCTAAGGTAAAATTGGTTGGTGGGACATATGTCTTACTTTGTTGTACTATATAGGGGATTCCCCTTTTGTCGAAGATAAAGCTTCCTTGCATGTCCTGCTTACAGGATCTCCATGGTTTGTATGTCATAAGTCTGGTTTT from Lathyrus oleraceus cultivar Zhongwan6 chromosome 7, CAAS_Psat_ZW6_1.0, whole genome shotgun sequence encodes the following:
- the LOC127101617 gene encoding uncharacterized protein LOC127101617; its protein translation is MTNQILIRPQPSQRRKRRGAGEVAGGAAAECTAVCCCCPCAILDLVVLAVYRVPAGLFRKALNRRRRHIKKNGVSVKKNGVSVNKNDVVLLQPQRSSSGAGNDFRIDSISLQERLEKDRSADEKSEEVTLEKEMWARFAGTGFWRSDSQRLP